One segment of Pseudomonas pohangensis DNA contains the following:
- the secD gene encoding protein translocase subunit SecD, whose amino-acid sequence MLNRFPLWKYLLIASILLVGFIYSAPNLYPDDPAIQIRGQSVALKITDADVQRAENALKAGGIAVKAVEVSSQGGMLRLADKADQLPARDLVARALGDDYVVALNLAPTTPDWLRSLGAGPMKLGLDLSGGVHFLLEVDMDKAVSARVKVYEGEVKSQLRKERLRYRSLPQQGNVIQLGFADPAQAEKARDLILKNFTDFAVTEVERDGKPVLNLALTPAKLTEIREYSIKQNLTTVRNRVNELGVSEPLVQRQGANRIVVELPGVQDTATAKGILGKTANLEFRLEADRDAPKASTETFGFRDQGRAPVALERGLIITGDKVTDAQASFDENGRPQVNIRLDGHGGDLMNRATRNNVGRSMAVIFIEQKPVTRYVKQTVDGVVKEVPITAFKEDSGIISLATIQSALGNSFRITGLDGPGESSELALLLRAGGLAAPMHFAEERTIGPSLGAENIALGIKASLWGFAFVAVFIMFIYKFFGALATVALGFNMVLLLALMSMLGATLTLPGIAGIVLTMGMAVDANVLIFSRIREEISNGMSVQRAIHEGFDRAFSAIIDGNLTTLLVGGILFVMGTGPIKGFAVTLSLGIITSMFTAVFVTRAMVNLIFGNRQLKKLWI is encoded by the coding sequence ATGCTCAACAGATTTCCCCTCTGGAAGTACCTGCTGATCGCTTCGATCCTGCTGGTAGGTTTTATCTATTCCGCTCCCAACCTCTATCCGGATGATCCGGCGATCCAGATCCGCGGCCAGAGTGTTGCGCTGAAGATCACCGACGCGGATGTGCAGCGTGCGGAAAATGCGCTGAAAGCTGGCGGAATTGCCGTGAAAGCAGTTGAAGTCAGCTCCCAGGGCGGCATGCTGCGCCTGGCCGACAAGGCTGATCAGCTGCCGGCACGTGATCTGGTTGCCCGAGCGCTGGGCGATGACTATGTGGTGGCGCTGAATCTGGCACCAACCACCCCGGACTGGCTGCGCAGCCTGGGTGCGGGGCCGATGAAGCTGGGTCTGGACCTTTCCGGTGGCGTGCACTTCCTGCTGGAAGTGGACATGGACAAGGCCGTATCGGCGCGCGTCAAGGTGTACGAGGGCGAAGTCAAGAGCCAGCTGCGCAAGGAGCGTTTGCGTTATCGCTCGCTGCCCCAGCAAGGCAATGTCATCCAGCTGGGTTTCGCCGATCCGGCCCAGGCGGAAAAGGCCCGTGACCTGATTCTGAAGAATTTCACCGATTTTGCGGTGACCGAAGTAGAGCGGGACGGCAAGCCGGTACTGAACCTGGCGCTGACACCGGCCAAGCTGACGGAAATCCGCGAGTACTCGATCAAGCAGAACCTGACCACGGTGCGCAACCGGGTCAACGAGCTGGGTGTTTCCGAACCGCTGGTACAGCGTCAGGGTGCCAATCGCATCGTTGTCGAGCTGCCGGGTGTGCAGGATACGGCGACCGCCAAGGGTATTCTCGGCAAGACGGCCAACCTGGAGTTTCGCCTGGAAGCGGATCGCGATGCGCCCAAGGCCTCGACCGAAACGTTCGGCTTCCGTGACCAGGGCCGCGCCCCGGTTGCACTGGAGCGCGGGCTGATCATCACCGGTGACAAGGTGACCGACGCCCAGGCCAGCTTTGACGAGAACGGTCGTCCGCAGGTCAACATTCGTCTGGATGGTCATGGTGGCGATCTGATGAACCGTGCCACCCGCAACAACGTCGGGCGCAGCATGGCGGTGATTTTCATCGAGCAGAAGCCGGTGACTCGCTACGTCAAGCAGACCGTCGATGGTGTGGTCAAGGAAGTGCCGATTACGGCCTTCAAGGAAGATAGCGGCATCATCAGCCTGGCGACTATCCAGTCGGCGCTGGGCAACAGTTTCCGCATTACCGGTCTCGATGGTCCGGGTGAGTCCTCCGAACTGGCGTTGCTGTTGCGTGCCGGTGGTCTGGCGGCGCCCATGCATTTTGCCGAGGAACGCACCATAGGCCCGAGTCTGGGTGCCGAGAACATCGCGCTGGGCATCAAGGCTTCGCTGTGGGGCTTTGCCTTCGTCGCCGTGTTCATCATGTTTATCTACAAGTTCTTTGGCGCGCTGGCGACTGTGGCGCTGGGCTTCAATATGGTGCTGCTACTGGCACTGATGTCGATGCTGGGGGCAACCCTGACCCTGCCCGGTATCGCCGGTATCGTACTGACCATGGGTATGGCGGTGGACGCCAACGTGCTGATCTTCTCGCGTATCCGCGAGGAAATCAGCAATGGCATGTCGGTGCAGCGTGCCATTCACGAGGGTTTTGATCGTGCTTTCAGCGCCATCATCGATGGCAACCTGACCACGCTGCTGGTCGGTGGCATCCTGTTCGTCATGGGTACCGGGCCGATCAAGGGCTTTGCGGTGACCCTGTCGCTGGGGATTATCACCTCGATGTTTACTGCGGTGTTCGTCACGCGGGCGATGGTTAATCTGATCTTCGGCAACCGTCAGCTCAAGAAGCTGTGGATTTAA
- the yajC gene encoding preprotein translocase subunit YajC: MSFFISAAYADAAPAAAGPAGTGFEWIFLVGFLVIFYLMIWRPQAKQAKEKKNLLGSLQKGDEVVTVGGIAGKIAKVSDDFIVLDVSDTVELKIQKAAVIAALPKGTLKAI, encoded by the coding sequence ATGAGTTTTTTCATCTCTGCTGCCTATGCAGACGCTGCCCCGGCCGCTGCCGGTCCTGCCGGTACCGGCTTTGAGTGGATCTTTCTGGTCGGCTTTCTGGTTATTTTCTATCTGATGATCTGGCGCCCACAGGCCAAGCAGGCAAAAGAGAAGAAAAACCTGCTCGGCAGTCTGCAGAAGGGTGATGAGGTGGTGACCGTAGGCGGGATCGCCGGCAAGATTGCCAAGGTCAGCGATGATTTCATCGTGCTGGATGTCTCCGATACCGTTGAGCTGAAGATCCAGAAAGCTGCAGTTATCGCAGCGCTGCCCAAGGGCACGCTGAAAGCCATCTAA